In Lathamus discolor isolate bLatDis1 chromosome 1, bLatDis1.hap1, whole genome shotgun sequence, the following are encoded in one genomic region:
- the LOC136012915 gene encoding histone H2B 5 isoform X3, with amino-acid sequence MPEPAKSAPAPKKGSKKAVTKTQKKGDKKRRKSRKESYSIYVYKVLKQVHPDTGISSKAMGIMNSFVNDIFERIAGEASRLAHYNKRSTITSREIQTAVRLLLPGELAKHAVSEGTKAVTKYTSSK; translated from the coding sequence ATGCCGGAGCCTGCGAAGTCTGCGCCCGCGCCCAAGAAGGGCTCTAAGAAGGCGGTGACGAAGACCCAGAAAAAGGGCGACAAGAAACGTCGCAAAAGCCGCAAGGAGAGTTATTCTATCTACGTGTACAAGGTGCTGAAGCAGGTGCACCCTGACACGGGCATTTCTTCTAAAGCTATGGGCATCATGAACTCCTTCGTCAACGACATTTTTGAGCGCATCGCCGGCGAGGCCTCGCGCCTGGCACACTACAACAAGCGCTCGACCATCACTTCCCGGGAGATCCAGACGGCCGTGCGGCTCCTGCTGCCGGGTGAGCTGGCCAAACACGCAGTTTCCGAAGGTACCAAGGCTGTTACTAAGTACACCAGCTCCAAGTAA
- the LOC136012915 gene encoding histone H2B 5 isoform X2 codes for MPEPAKSAPAPKKGSKKAVTKTQKKGDKKRRKSRKESYSIYVYKVLKQVHPDTGISSKAMGIMNSFVNDIFERIAGEASRLAHYNKRSTITSREIQTAVRLLLPAKSFRLDQFSGSVLVGDRRKQSEEFPRPSLPRSAQPCLRY; via the exons ATGCCGGAGCCTGCGAAGTCTGCGCCCGCGCCCAAGAAGGGCTCTAAGAAGGCGGTGACGAAGACCCAGAAAAAGGGCGACAAGAAACGTCGCAAAAGCCGCAAGGAGAGTTATTCTATCTACGTGTACAAGGTGCTGAAGCAGGTGCACCCTGACACGGGCATTTCTTCTAAAGCTATGGGCATCATGAACTCCTTCGTCAACGACATTTTTGAGCGCATCGCCGGCGAGGCCTCGCGCCTGGCACACTACAACAAGCGCTCGACCATCACTTCCCGGGAGATCCAGACGGCCGTGCGGCTCCTGCTGCCGG caaaaaGCTTCAGGCTGGACCAGTTTTCCGGTAGCGTTCTCGTGGGGGACAGGAGAAAGCAATCCGAGGAGTTTCCAAGACCCTCTCTTCCCAGATCCGCGCAGCCCTGCCTGCGGTACTGA
- the LOC136012915 gene encoding histone H2B 5 isoform X1 — MPEPAKSAPAPKKGSKKAVTKTQKKGDKKRRKSRKESYSIYVYKVLKQVHPDTGISSKAMGIMNSFVNDIFERIAGEASRLAHYNKRSTITSREIQTAVRLLLPGELAKHAVSEAKSFRLDQFSGSVLVGDRRKQSEEFPRPSLPRSAQPCLRY, encoded by the exons ATGCCGGAGCCTGCGAAGTCTGCGCCCGCGCCCAAGAAGGGCTCTAAGAAGGCGGTGACGAAGACCCAGAAAAAGGGCGACAAGAAACGTCGCAAAAGCCGCAAGGAGAGTTATTCTATCTACGTGTACAAGGTGCTGAAGCAGGTGCACCCTGACACGGGCATTTCTTCTAAAGCTATGGGCATCATGAACTCCTTCGTCAACGACATTTTTGAGCGCATCGCCGGCGAGGCCTCGCGCCTGGCACACTACAACAAGCGCTCGACCATCACTTCCCGGGAGATCCAGACGGCCGTGCGGCTCCTGCTGCCGGGTGAGCTGGCCAAACACGCAGTTTCCGAAG caaaaaGCTTCAGGCTGGACCAGTTTTCCGGTAGCGTTCTCGTGGGGGACAGGAGAAAGCAATCCGAGGAGTTTCCAAGACCCTCTCTTCCCAGATCCGCGCAGCCCTGCCTGCGGTACTGA